The following coding sequences lie in one Arachis ipaensis cultivar K30076 chromosome B03, Araip1.1, whole genome shotgun sequence genomic window:
- the LOC107631752 gene encoding probable calcium-binding protein CML26 codes for MATPITADTNPSSKSTNSNLIYLQDMDEFKRVFSRFDSNGDGKISVNELDNVLSTLGSGVPPDELQRVMDDLDTDHDGFISLHEFAVFCRSDTTDGGATELRDAFNLYDQDKNGLISSAELHLVLNRLGLKCSVEECHNMIKSVDSDGDGNVNFEEFKQMMSNNRVNGNVNGSIL; via the coding sequence ATGGCGACACCCATCACTGCCGACACAAACCCTAGCTCCAAATCCACAAACTCTAACCTTATCTACCTCCAGGACATGGACGAGTTCAAGAGAGTCTTCAGTCGCTTTGACTCTAACGGCGATGGCAAGATCTCGGTTAATGAGCTCGACAACGTCCTTAGCACCCTAGGCTCTGGTGTTCCACCGGATGAACTCCAGCGCGTCATGGACGATCTCGATACCGATCATGATGGTTTCATAAGCCTTCATGAGTTTGCCGTCTTCTGCCGATCTGATACCACCGACGGAGGTGCCACTGAGCTCCGCGACGCCTTCAACCTATATGACCAGGACAAGAACGGCCTCATCTCTTCCGCCGAGCTCCATCTTGTCCTGAACCGCCTAGGGTTGAAGTGCTCTGTGGAGGAATGTCACAACATGATCAAGTCTGTGGATTCTGACGGAGATGGCAACGTGAACTTTGAGGAGTTTAAGCAGATGATGAGCAACAATCGTGTAAATGGTAATGTTAATGGATCTATCCTATAG